The DNA region ACTATTAATGACCTTATAATAGTTTCTTcaatgtttatttattaattcCTTATTGATTGTTTGTGTTCCGTGCTCTCGCACTCCGAGGGGGCGGAACTCTAACCGAAACTGACCAATCACCGCGCAGGATTACAGTCATACGTCATATCCAACGGACCGACTTAACATGTCCTCAGGCGGAAGAAAGCGCTAGCGTAGAGGCGAACTATTTAATGTTACTCACGAAgttaaaagaaggaaatgtCGCTGCGATCTGTCGGGGTGGTCGCCCAGAGTTCTAGCCAGAGTCGCTGCTGAAAAAGACGTTTTGTGGAATTCTTTTGTTGTCGCGGAGGAATGAGCATTAAATTATCGAGGAAGTCCCCCAGCTGGCTAGCGAAAAAAGTAGCTAGCTAGGCTGCTCGTTAGCGAGGGagttctttgttttgttttcagccgGGGAGTCTGATAACGTGGAGAGAAACAAGACAAGCTTTGTGCTTTACCGTTTGCGTGCGACTATAAAAATCATGTCCGGGGCACGTTTGACTATGTAGATGAGCTGTAAAATCGAGAGTGTCGGGTATATTTGGGAAAACTAGTAACAGTAACCGTCGAGAGCAACTTTAGCAACAAAGATAGGATTTCTCCCATTAGACCGGAACAGGGACACGAACAATATGGGCAACTGTCTCAAGTCCCCGACGTCGGACGACATCTCCCTGCTTCACGAATCCCAGTCAGACAGAGCGAGTTTCGGTGACGGGGCAGATCCGGACctggagccgccgccgccgtatCAAGTGAGTGATCGCAACCGCTACTTCCAGTGTCTTCATGACAGATCCGGAGAGGCGCAAATCGATATAATCACCTCAGATGCCGGATTAGAACACACATTAACAGGTTGCTTTGATGCCCAGGCCTTGTTGTCAAGGCTGTCATCGAGACCATTACGCTTGATAAAACACTCCCATCAATAAGTGGCTGTCAGACAGCCggtgtcattttatttctctaACTTGGTGCATATCTAGTGTCTGACCTGTAGGTCTACTCTGAATGGTTACCAGGAGCAGGCTCACATGCCCATGTACCATCCCACGCCCAGTCAGGCTCGGCTGGCCACCCagctgacggaggaggagcagatccGCATTGCTCAGCGCATCGGCCTCATCCAGCACCTTCCAAAGGGTGTTTACGATGGAGGACAAGACGGCTCAGAGAAAAAGATCAGAGAGTGAGCCTTTCTGCTTGGGGTGTTTGCACAGGAACGTGGCGGGTTAACTTACGGCGCTGCTCTTATGAAGCCCTGAAAGCCTCGGCTGTGTGGAAAGATGTGACCCAATATTTAAGCTCAGCCACAGGGGCTTACTTTAGCCTGGGCTTCTTTCATCTAGTCTGAACTCAAGTTACTCATTCATACATTTATAACCAAGCTAGACAAGTTGGTGAGTTTGTGTTATATCTCATGTATTGCATACTTGGGAGTAAAAATacgtgtgttttgtgttttccaggtGCGTGATCTGTATGCTGGACTTTGTTTACGGGGACCCTATCCGATTCCTGCCTTGCATGCACATCTACCACATGGACTGTATAGACGACTGGCTGATGCGATCCTTCACCTGTCCCTCCTGCATGGAGCCCGTGGATGCCGCCCTGCTCTCCACCTACGAGACCAACTGATAGTTCACCCATCATCTCGAAGCTTGgatagaagaaaaaaaggaaaagcacccccccccccaaacaatcTGCTGCCCTCCTTTTAGCTGGAGAGGGGCTAAAACACGCGCTCTAGTTTCTTGCACTTTGGAGAATGGCATCATTTGCTTAACTACTGTTCAGCCTCCCACGCACCCAGTAAAACAAGTTGCTTGAAAAGTTACACAAGTGAACAGAAAACTTTCCAGacaagcatgtgtgtttgtgtccgtgtgtgtttgagtaACTGTCAGACGGGCGGCAGCACTTTGCTGCCCGTGTAAATACACTTGAGCTGGCCTCatgtgatgcccccccccttaCCAAACTAACCCCAGATAATCTTCATTAGTCGACAGATTCTGGCTCCAATATCCTATTTTCTGTAGCATCGACAAGCAGACGTTAGGAACACACGGTGGTGGGATTCCACAAGCATCCTTAAACGATCCACACCGTTAGAGTGATTTAGGTCAACGTGCTGACAGGAAACGCTGTAAAAAGTTCATGTTTCAGCGTCGGGTGTAAAGTAACCAGTCAGTGTAAAGGGCTCGATTGTGCATGGAGAGGGTCGGCGGGAAAAATAATTCCACATGCttgcacacacacttctcatccACAgatttgcactttatttatagGACAGTATCTAAACAATATATTAATATATGTCTGTTATAACCTTGCACTATCATTCCTTTCTTTCCTAAGGTGCAACCGTTGCAGAGATCATTTTAAACGTCACGCTCCACACTGAAATAAGcctgaaaatgtatttaatgatGTCTAATTCGTCGGTGTGCATCTTcgattttacttttttttaaatgtgtgtgtgtcttttctgTGTCTGGGAGGGAGACTTGCTCTGTTATCAGATAGATTTGTCAGCTTTTTGGACAGGGCCGACGTTGGCAGGAGAGGGATGCAGGGAGGAGGCGTCAAAATCCCATTTGGGTGGCGCTGCTCGGCATTCTGGGTACATCTGTGCATTGTTTGACCTTGTACTTGTGTCATAAtaagcaatttaaaaaagaagcgaggtcaaatgtgagattttaagggttttgttttgtctttttgcatTACACGTGTGTTGGTTCTTCATTCGATGTAGCGATATTTTGATTTGTGGCATGTTTGATGCTCACatgtctgctcctctctcacctGGTTGTGTCTTTCACCTCCGTCTGGTTTTGTTACAGCAGCAGAGTTCCGCCGCGTGTCAGAATGAAGGATTTCACTCTTCCGCCGGTCAATCGTCTGCATTTCTCTGTTCCCAAAGAGTTTCAGAGCGAGAGCCTCCTTCTGCCGAGCTTTTACTCTCTGACAATGGATATTTTCTGttatcttgttttcttttttgtttttcccttgaAAGGCTtgtaagaataaataaataaatgtagaaTATACTTGTAGtttatttaccccccccccccccccccaattacGAACAGGCCAACATTTAAAGACCAGCTTGCATCAGTCAAAGTGGATTAGATTTGGGGACCCTGAGATTTGTGGTTACAAAATAGTCCTTTGAGCAATTCATTAAAGTAATCCTACAATCTGGCAGTGGCGGGGGGGCTTGACGACAGAttccgtggggggggggtgtctctgtTTAACTGATGCCGCGAGTGAAGCCAAATCTTGTTAACGATGCCTGCTGCCTGGTTTCTGCTGCTTGCATCATCCGGTTCAGAAACGCCAGTTCGCCCCTTCATTGTTTGACGGATGGAAATGTTCAACTAAAATGTTGGCAGGAATCCGACCTGTCTGTGGTCACGGGTCTGGCGGCCGCGGCGCCGCCTCACGTTTAATCAGCTTTGCAGTTCTGCAAGACTGCCGTTGTTTCGCTTAAGAAGGTTCAGACCACGTTGGGCAAGAGCTGGCATGCGGAGGTCACATTGGCATGGAAGCAAAGATGTGTGGACACACCAGGACATGGTTGCACGTAGCgcagcttttattttgcttGCGTTTTCTTTTACTGGTTTTTCTGCTCGAGCACACGGCTCTTTACACTTCTATGTTTGTGATCTGACAGATTTTCTCATGAATTTGTGAAACCGGCTCAGAGGGAGCGTTCAGTGCTTGTACATCCCGTGAAAGGTGACGGGAATCGAGCACTCCACCTCTGCCCTGGCGACCTCAGACAGGTCCTTGGCATTGAGGATGAGGAGGTAGGCTGGCCTCTGGGAGCCCGGGGCCGCCACGATAGTCAGCAGCACTCCTGAAGGACACGACACCATCTGTTACTGACGCTGCAGGTTCCAGATTAaatatgcacgtgtgtgttttcagctaCCGTCATCTTCATCGACTCCCTCTGGGGTTTGAACAAAGAGGGGCTCGGAGGGGTAGGAGTCTGGCTCCTGCCAGACCCAGGTCTCCTTGGTCTTCACATTTAACTTGCAGATCTATGAACGAGTCAAACGTTGTGCAGAATCTACAacatgtgtgtgtaactgtggcGACGCTGTGCGTGTGATGATGAAACCAACCCTGTCAGGTATGAAATGGTTCAGGCCCAGACCGTAGGCATACGTGTAGTTCTTCCCTGAAAACTTCTGGTAGTTGATCTGGGGGAACTCGAAGGCTGCAGAACAACATATAAGTTCTCTTCAAAACAATCGACATTGGTTCATTcatcatttctcctttttgttctgtttttttactgCGTTTGCTTCTCCGGCCACATTCTCACCTTGCCTGGGTCCAGAGAAAAGCACCTCTGGCTCCAGCCAGACGGTCCCATCGGAGTGCATCGTGGCCGTTGCGGTGGTGTAAGGCAAGCTGACCAGGTTCTTCCCCTGTTCCTCCTGCACCGAGCTGGCCGTTAGagagcaacacaacacaacagccgTACCGCAGCAGCCTCCTGATTATTGAGACGCAGGACTGACCTTGTGGACGTCCAGGGGGATGACGTATCTGCGGACCTCGGGCTGCGGCGCCATCATGGCCGCCTTCTTCACCTCGTCCCAGTTGGCTCTGAGGTTGGCCAACCACAGGTAGTTGTAAACAAACTCAAAACTACAGAGATAAGAAAAACACAAGTGAGGATAAACTGAAGAGCGAGGCGGCCTGGAATGACGTCTCCACACACCCCTTCCACGAGCACAGGTCGAAAACGATGAAGCCCTGGTCCTCGAAAGTGTTGATGTGGTGAAACATGCCGATGGCGGCCCCTTTGAACTTCACATCAATGTACTCGCCGGGATCTTTCTTGGCGATGTGAAACAAGGTCTGCAAAACAAACATCATCGGGTGAATTTGGCGCTGAGACGCTAGAACTGGAGGTCAGGGCTGACGACCGGGTCTCCTCACTCCCTGGCTCTCGTTGGACTCGAAGCAGTCCATGTAGTTGGAGCCTCGGATGCTCCAGGCGCTCAGGAACTTCAGCAGGTTGATCTTCACCGGGGtctccacaaacacaaaatagTTCTCAGACATTCCAAAGCTGGAAAGACAGAGAAGAAAGTCTGGTTATAGTCGCTGATAACCGACCCACTTCAGTCCAAAACCCACGTGGACGCACCTGTGCACGTAGGAGGGCTTAAACCTCTCAGCACTGGGGAACTGTACCACCACTTTGGATTTCTCAATGGGATCAGATTTATCTAGGACGGGAATCGTTTGGGATCAGTGAGACGTGTAATCAGGAATTCAAAGTCGTGTCAATTTGTGGAGATTTTCTTCCACGTCTGTGcacgtatatgtgtgtgtgtacgtgctgACCCGGACCTTTCTGTGTGGGCGGAGTCCTGACGATGTTGTAGGCCAGAGACGCTCCCTTCCCCATGCAGTTCCCAATGTTATACACAGTTCCATCTTTTTCAATGTGAGGATGAGCCGTAACTCCATTAATGTTGACGTAGTTGCACATGTCAACCTGCATTTAAAGCAAAAAAGTGAGAAACATTTTCGAGGAAGAGCTCTGGGCTCGACCTGGCTCCTACAGTTTGCAGCAACGTACCTTCTTCAGAGTCTCTAAGGTTTCAACGTTGACTTTAGTGATGTAGTTGGTCTCTGTCACGGCGTAATAATCCTCCCCGATGGGGTAAACGTTCACCAGGCAGTTGTCAGTGACCTCTACGCCCTTGAAGTAGGAGAAAAACCTGAACGCAGACATGGATCACATCTTACACGGTGATAAACCGACCCAAACACACAtcgatggagaaaaaaaaatctgtgcgACGAACCTGGAAAAGATGTTCTTGCAGGGATCCGGGTACGCGAAGGTGCCGAACTCAGTGATCACAACACGCTTCTCCGTGATGGCTCTCACATACGCATCAGTTCTGATAAACCTACATGGGAGAAAGGGTGCAacagaaatgatgtcatgacAAAGTATTTAGcttatttccaaaaaaaaagcccttttcAAAACAGGAAGCTTCAGGGGCCGAATATGAGAAGCTCTTACTTTCGGAAGTAGGTCACCTGCCCGTTCTTGAAGTCAAACTTGTGCATGAGGGCCTGACCATCGAAAAGGTGGTAGAAGGGTTCATCCCCGATCTCAAAAAGCCCAGGACCCAAACGGAGGAGGCTTCCCTTCAGAAATGGAGGAATCCTGCCTGCAAAAGGGCAACGGCCAACAAATCAGGCTGACCCAGAGATCAGCAGGAACTGTCGGTCAGGCCCAAACAAACCTGTGACTGTTGCTGGAAGAGCCTCGGCCAGGTCTTCACACGTCTCAAATATCTTCTTGTAGCTTCCAGCCGGGTGTTCGAATCTGCCCTCACAAAGCAAAAACGTCAGCCACCTAATGCATCAGGAGGAGCTGAACTCAAATCAGTCACCGAGCTAATATGTTATGAGAATAAAAGCTACCAGCAGCCCATTCTGCAGGTTAATCAAGAAGAATTGAGACACAGTCGACCAGGAACTCACCTGCTGACCATGTTTTCACGCTTGTGGCACCACACAAATTAAACTCTGGAGGAAATCTCTGATCACTTCGGAGTCGAAAGTCTCTGGTCTCTGTGGATTTGGAGTATTTATCTGTCAAGTCCCCCCCTGCAGCAGTCTGTGTTAAAAACCCCTCTACTGACCAATCATGGTGCACCATGAACAAGAATCCCATTGTGCCAATATCCTCAGCTGGATGACTCAACGTCCCTCCAGAAGGGATTTATTCTATAAAATATTCCCTGCGCCAACTTTGCAAATGTGTCGCAAGTGCACATGTGatttctgtttgtctgctgtCGTAACTAACTTTGATGAggaaaaaacactttatttgcaGGATAAAAAGCAGCAACAAAGCTAAAATACCAATGTCagtatttaaataaattaagTAAATCAGAATATTATCTGCATTTACAGAAATATGGGGCTTGTTTGCATTTT from Takifugu flavidus isolate HTHZ2018 chromosome 15, ASM371156v2, whole genome shotgun sequence includes:
- the LOC130538855 gene encoding RING finger protein 11-like isoform X2: MGNCLKSPTSDDISLLHESQSDRASFGDGADPDLEPPPPYQEQAHMPMYHPTPSQARLATQLTEEEQIRIAQRIGLIQHLPKGVYDGGQDGSEKKIRECVICMLDFVYGDPIRFLPCMHIYHMDCIDDWLMRSFTCPSCMEPVDAALLSTYETN
- the rpe65a gene encoding retinoid isomerohydrolase, with protein sequence MVSRFEHPAGSYKKIFETCEDLAEALPATVTGRIPPFLKGSLLRLGPGLFEIGDEPFYHLFDGQALMHKFDFKNGQVTYFRKFIRTDAYVRAITEKRVVITEFGTFAYPDPCKNIFSRFFSYFKGVEVTDNCLVNVYPIGEDYYAVTETNYITKVNVETLETLKKVDMCNYVNINGVTAHPHIEKDGTVYNIGNCMGKGASLAYNIVRTPPTQKDKSDPIEKSKVVVQFPSAERFKPSYVHSFGMSENYFVFVETPVKINLLKFLSAWSIRGSNYMDCFESNESQGTLFHIAKKDPGEYIDVKFKGAAIGMFHHINTFEDQGFIVFDLCSWKGFEFVYNYLWLANLRANWDEVKKAAMMAPQPEVRRYVIPLDVHKEEQGKNLVSLPYTTATATMHSDGTVWLEPEVLFSGPRQAFEFPQINYQKFSGKNYTYAYGLGLNHFIPDRICKLNVKTKETWVWQEPDSYPSEPLFVQTPEGVDEDDGVLLTIVAAPGSQRPAYLLILNAKDLSEVARAEVECSIPVTFHGMYKH
- the LOC130538855 gene encoding RING finger protein 11-like isoform X1; its protein translation is MGNCLKSPTSDDISLLHESQSDRASFGDGADPDLEPPPPYQCLTCRSTLNGYQEQAHMPMYHPTPSQARLATQLTEEEQIRIAQRIGLIQHLPKGVYDGGQDGSEKKIRECVICMLDFVYGDPIRFLPCMHIYHMDCIDDWLMRSFTCPSCMEPVDAALLSTYETN